From the genome of Dehalobacter sp. 12DCB1, one region includes:
- a CDS encoding MazG-like family protein, whose product MNEKVMKTITLPRLNRLSPSLESTALKIMEESGELAQAIGKFRGLNGEALRVEEAEAMQMVAKELMDVAQTAVTMMFVLEEHYGIDLNEVLTSHLSKLKNKGYCD is encoded by the coding sequence ATGAACGAAAAAGTAATGAAGACCATCACATTGCCGCGTTTGAACAGGCTGAGCCCTTCCCTCGAAAGTACTGCGTTAAAGATCATGGAAGAATCTGGAGAACTTGCTCAGGCGATCGGAAAATTCCGTGGCTTAAACGGAGAGGCGCTGCGGGTGGAAGAGGCAGAAGCGATGCAGATGGTCGCCAAGGAGCTGATGGATGTTGCTCAGACTGCGGTCACCATGATGTTCGTTCTGGAAGAGCATTACGGGATTGATCTCAATGAGGTTCTGACATCGCATCTCAGCAAATTGAAAAATAAAGGATATTGCGATTAA